TGAATGCATGTGCTGGGTAGAATTCTGCCCAATGAGGGCAGAGATAACATGGTAattgttatggtctggatgtgaggtgtacccccccccccaaagctcctgtgtgagtcaatgcaagaaggttcagaggagaagtgactgGGTTGCAAGAgtcttaaccccatcagtgaattagtcccctgatggggttaactgggtggtaactgaaggtgatagggtgtggctggaggagttggatccctgggggcatgactttgaggtatatattttgtttctggtgagtggagtctctctctctgcttcctgatgaccaCGTAAGCCACTTCCTGGTGCCATACTCCTCCGCCATAATGTcctacctcaccttgagccccaaggaatggagccagctgtctagggacagagacctctgaaactgtgagcccccagatGAACAATTTccaagtttttcttgtcaggtctttcagtcacagcagtgaaaaaggtgactaaaacagacATGGACATCTTGCTAGTAACTACCCTAACTACAGGATGCCCCCGAAGGTCCCCTGCTCCCAGCTTTTTGTGAGACTCTTTGTGAGTTTGCCATTTTCCGTTTTTTTACTTAAGATCTTTCTCGACAGCCAGATAGGAGGCTTaagagaagggacaaagaaggacacaaAGGAAAGATGGACATGAAGGAGGGACAAGAAAATGTGGCAAAGCGGAGAGATGATcaacagagggaggaaggggcaagAGGTGGAATAGGACAGGAGAGACTTTAGGGAGAAACACGCgcgcttttttttgttttgttcacaaAGCCTTACTAGCTTCTCCTCCTTGGCTGGGGGGCTCCGCAGGAAGTAGCAGAGCGGAGCATAGCTGATGTTGATGACCCCAATGATGACCATGAGCCAGGGGAAGCCGATGGCCCTCACGATGGCACCCCCGGTGGACAGGCCtgcaaagaagaactcaaattcatAAGAGTCACGGAGCCTTTCTCACCCGTGGGACGCTGTGCTGGGTGCACATCAGAGTATCAAACAGCCTCGCACCAGCTGGACAGCAGCCAGCTGGCTCCACCTCTAGTGCATGtgtgggaggaaaaggagagggggACACCCACATCTGGGCGCTGCCCTCTCCCCCATCTACCCACCTATGGCAAAGCCCACACAAAAGGCCACGTCGGCGATGGCGTAGACACTCCCGTACACTGAGGTGTGGCGCAGGTCCACCAAGTGCCCCATGATGGGCATCAGAGAGGAATCCACCATGCCTGTGACAAACAGGACACTGTGGGTCAGCAACACCCCCAGTTTTtacatcccctcctctcctcctgccctAGTCCACCCTGGGCCTGTTGAGGAGGCCATGGTGGGAATTATGAACCCATCTCTGGGTCCCGGCAGCTCTTCTCCTGCTCCGTCTGCCTTTCCACCTACCTCCTCTGGtgagacaaggaggaggaggaggagcagccacCAAAGCCAACATCAGGGGCATCTTGCACTTACCTATGGCAAAGCCAAGGCCTGCGTTGGGGCCAATGAGACCAAAAATACTGTGGGCCAGAGGAACCTgcaagaggaaggagggggacGTCATCAGCACCCCAGCCGGTTGGCGGGGAGGGTGCAAAGGGTCTTCACCTGAAATGCACTTATCAAGCGTGTGCTTGTGCCACGTGTGTTAGCTCCTCGTGAAGGAGAATTTTCACCTCCATTTTAAAGACACAAAAACGGGCCTGGTACCATTTGGTTACAGAACTAGTAAACAGCCATGATCAAGGTGGACCTCCGACTTGGCTCTTTAGACCATCCCAGTGGTCCTTTTCTGTTGAGGGACTGTCCCTCCTCATCCTTTGGCCTTCTCTACCCAAACACACACTCCTATCCTCATTCTCCACTGAACAGAGTTGCCTCTCTTTTCCATGACAGACCCATCCACAGGTGCTATTTAAGTATGTAACTAGGTGGCCCCTGGAGCAAGAAGAATCGAACAGCCCATGAGTGGAAGGAACAGGTGGCCTGGCTTGGGTACCACATCAGCAAGCTGGGAAAGTCACCCTCACCGCCCGCTCAGCACCCCTGAAatcccttctttccctttttgaaGGTTCCTGACACCTTCCCTGGGCACCCAAACCCACCATCCCAGCAACTCACCCTCCAAAGGCTTAGTGTATCATTTAGACATTTGCAGCTGGTAACATCCGTAGGGGTGACACCCCAAGAGGTGTTATATTTACCAAGAGTATTGGTTAAGATTCACGGGGGGCTCCCCACTTTACGAGGACCACCACCCGTGAGATGCTATCAGAATCCTCTTGGGACAGATGGGAATATGGAGCAGACAGAGGTGATGCAAGTAGCTCAAAGCCAGTTGGGCAGCGAGGTCGAGATGGAGCCTGAGCTCCTGCTCACCATCAGGACCACCAGCCCGTCCTGAGCACAGTTCTGTTTTCATCTCCCTCGAGCCCAGAGGCCAGTGTACTTATGATCTCCATTGGGGACAGGAGAAAATGTGGACTGAGAGCGCCTAACAGGAGCTACTGAATCTGAAAAAGCCCTTCTGCCTTCCATCATCTACCAAATATTCTGGTGCCAGAGTCTGAGGCACAGGCAATGGTTCCCTGTGACTTCTTCCGGGGGACCCGTCAGGGTGGGCTGAGTGCAGGAAGTCATGAAATGCACCGTTCAGCTGGCTCCAGATGTGGATACCGGCATGCTTCCCTTCGCTGGCTCTCTCCCAGAGCCGCGGCCTCCTGCTGCCCACTGCCCTGGCCTCCTTCCCGCCTCCCTTCAATGGCATGCCACTTCAGATGGTGGCATCGCCCCAGGGCTAACTCCTGCCTACTCAGAAACAGCTTTTTTGACAGCCTTTGCCAAACATTTTGAAGTTAATGGTCTTGAATTATCTGGCTCTCCCACCCACAAAAGGGCCTTGTTATACTTACACACAGCAAGCTGGCACCGACCACCACCATTCCCACCAGGGAACACAGCCACCTGGGAGGAAAGAGCCATCGGTCATCAAGGGTGCTCAGGGGAGGAGTCCCTGCCACCcgccaccccagccctgcatacCGGCCAGCCCTACCCTCCCTAAACCCAGCAGCCCCTTGGGACATGAGAAGGCGGGTGCGTCTGTATATGACAGGGTCTGTCCTGGTCCTTTCCTTGCTGTGTCTCCTCCCTGGCTCAAACCCCTTTCCACAATAGAGGCCCGGGGGCATGCGGGGACCTGCTGACTCAGGAGGCCTCAGCAGGCAGCCCTGGTCTCCTGCTGTGTACCAGTTCACAGTGCCTCCTGCTCTTCGGTTTCATTTGGCCTTACAGATCCATCTCGAAAATCACTCATCTCCTCCTATCCTATTTTATTTGGTCTCAAACAttcatctcaataaataaataaaacactaaaatatcaatttcttttcatctctaatttcctAAGTCAGTGCTTCTGAATTGATTTCAAAAGCCTGAACTCCAAAGATCACTTAAAGCTGTAACTGTTTTTCCCCCGTAGTAGAGAAACAGAATTGGGGTTTCGACTTCTCCGCTCCCAATCCCATTCCCTGGGTGGCTTCTGAGGCTTCGCTGTAGAATTCCCTGGGGTTCCCTGGAGCACCTTTGGACAACCAATGCAATGGCCCAGCTGCCCAGTGGAGAGTAAGGGCTCCCTGTGTCCCTCTGTGAGAGCTCAGGACCGCCCTCTCTCCAGGTTGCCCCCACTgccacccatcccccaccctcccctgGTAGTTTTTATTGCTCTGTGCTTATCCTAATTTTCAATCTCAGAGAAGCAATTCCTCCTCCCAAGCACAGGGACAGCCTCAGGGGTCTCTCCCATCTCACATTCCTATCACTCTTCCCAGATCCCCGGGCTACATACCGACCCATCTTGTTGGCCAACACACCAAAGAGGTTGGTGCCCATGAGGTAGGACACGCTGGCAGGCAAGAAAGCTAGACCTGCAGAAGGACACAGAGCCTCACCTTGGAATGTGCTCAATTCATCGAAAACATCTTCTATCCTACAAGACACCGACGTCCCCCCTGGTGCCTTCCAGGATTCCCAGACCACTTTGTTTTATGGATGGAGATCCACATATAAACCCAGAGTAGAAGTTGTAGAACCCACATTGCTGTCCTCCTCATGAGCAGGGCTTCCTGTTTGATGATACTTGCTCCTGCATGGGCTCCTGCCATCTGCCATGGAACCCCTGGAGagccagcaccatgctgttcagactcagcttccaaaactgtgagctaaataagtcTCTAGTCTATGAAGTCAGCCTCAGGCAGTgtgtcacagtaacaaaaaaattcactaatacagaagataataaatcTTACTGGACCGGCTGGTTTTGAAGCATAAAGGAGATATTTAAGGGAGATTAAGCACTTTACACAGTGCCTGGAATGGACGAAGTGCCTTATGAGCACCAGCCTTGATTATTATCAAAAAGTCCGTGACAGGGTCAGGACCTAATCCATGCTTCTCGCTCCAATGCTGGATGTTCGCATTCTCCCACCCTACCCATGTGGCAGCAAAGATGACTCTGGTGTAA
This portion of the Urocitellus parryii isolate mUroPar1 chromosome 14, mUroPar1.hap1, whole genome shotgun sequence genome encodes:
- the LOC144250108 gene encoding chromaffin granule amine transporter-like isoform X2; protein product: MGVAMLEPTLPIWMMQTMCSPEWQLGLAFLPASVSYLMGTNLFGVLANKMGRWLCSLVGMVVVGASLLCVPLAHSIFGLIGPNAGLGFAIGMVDSSLMPIMGHLVDLRHTSVYGSVYAIADVAFCVGFAIGLSTGGAIVRAIGFPWLMVIIGVINISYAPLCYFLRSPPAKEEKLAILSQDCPMETWTYATQKPTKEFPLGENSDEEPDSEE
- the LOC144250108 gene encoding chromaffin granule amine transporter-like isoform X6, which codes for MGTNLFGVLANKMGRWLCSLVGMVVVGASLLCVPLAHSIFGLIGPNAGLGFAIGMVDSSLMPIMGHLVDLRHTSVYGSVYAIADVAFCVGFAIGLSTGGAIVRAIGFPWLMVIIGVINISYAPLCYFLRSPPAKEEKLAILSQDCPMETWTYATQKPTKEFPLGENSDEEPDSEE
- the LOC144250108 gene encoding chromaffin granule amine transporter-like isoform X1, encoding MHSSNKLFESLVPICFREKALYNMMPVSRELRNRGLAFLPASVSYLMGTNLFGVLANKMGRWLCSLVGMVVVGASLLCVPLAHSIFGLIGPNAGLGFAIGMVDSSLMPIMGHLVDLRHTSVYGSVYAIADVAFCVGFAIGLSTGGAIVRAIGFPWLMVIIGVINISYAPLCYFLRSPPAKEEKLAILSQDCPMETWTYATQKPTKEFPLGENSDEEPDSEE
- the LOC144250108 gene encoding chromaffin granule amine transporter-like isoform X5 — encoded protein: MHSSNKLFESLVPICFREKALYNMMPVSRELRNRGLAFLPASVSYLMGTNLFGVLANKMGRWLCSLVGMVVVGASLLCVPLAHSIFGLIGPNAGLGFAIGLSTGGAIVRAIGFPWLMVIIGVINISYAPLCYFLRSPPAKEEKLAILSQDCPMETWTYATQKPTKEFPLGENSDEEPDSEE
- the LOC144250108 gene encoding chromaffin granule amine transporter-like isoform X4, with translation MSAIFENGSYDEDNNSLAFLPASVSYLMGTNLFGVLANKMGRWLCSLVGMVVVGASLLCVPLAHSIFGLIGPNAGLGFAIGMVDSSLMPIMGHLVDLRHTSVYGSVYAIADVAFCVGFAIGLSTGGAIVRAIGFPWLMVIIGVINISYAPLCYFLRSPPAKEEKLAILSQDCPMETWTYATQKPTKEFPLGENSDEEPDSEE